The following are encoded together in the Brassica napus cultivar Da-Ae chromosome A9, Da-Ae, whole genome shotgun sequence genome:
- the LOC106420160 gene encoding helicase protein MOM1-like isoform X3 codes for MKKEEKNGSTGRTICTRSVAVASSASAEKEKDNSGLSLRRSARGASSTSSTSKSEKRNPSPVSVSKKSGKMEKKHKASPLRRSNKGKKPGRSADTSSSTEIKESEDNVEDLTGVVVKKYEPKMTGRSFRALYRGHLRNEAKASSNDEELVVVGCSRRVPAGNEDAREDSSSPRVILESKGVQVGGTCTHKSPDFAVKLVRDTENMVLDSSPVVGDDSVVGSPSENPETQKLRVSATRLETDTDLPLKRKRDTVGVVMDACANTDDRTMSTDGVIPSPSGSTNNNQSESRDTCQKAKNIAQPVQEPDQLAQVSGPASSRDYGEDRQNMQQDKSHDRKLSSMYPEYWVPVQLSDVQIEQYCRTLFSKSSSLSSLSRTDPVGALEQTLSSVRKICDHPYIMDASFKQLLTKNLEVHKIEDVEIKASGKLHLLDAMLTQIKSKGLKAVIFYQATQSGEGLMLANILDDFVSQRFGQKSYEHGDSHSKKNAINNFNKESECFILLLETRACSQSIKLLRAEALILFGSSWNSSHDVKLLEKIKIESYSEKTKLFRLYSTCTVEEKALILARQKKSLDNLNRPLTHALLMWGASCLFDKLDHLHGSQTPDSGVPLEQSIRGDVIREFSSILSSSVGEGNVGKLCLLLEAKHAQGTYSTESNLFGEKYVELSDEVSPNIFWTKLLGGKNPVWTYYSDTSQRSRKRVRHLQGSEETAKLDDGKSTKKKKKASDDVTVVYDVRKASGNDHMGDYESPKVTTLLSSNASGTNDALDGKDAIGLYSVGGHISGIPEDMLAAIDCRQTPAESQKTLHAVLKPQMSKLCQILHLSENLARMVEKVLEYIIDNHRVCKEPATTLQAFQIAVIWIAVSFVKQKFNREESLARAKSELGFSCSREEVDYIYSFLYCMKSLFVGRRTQGFQEKGEECMAEMRGSHYSSVTKDVEKTISDIKKKCSKSLHKLVQTLEEEKMDLMNRNAVKKQELQNCKKVEASFIRVTYSGINTQSLHDALQRLECTFERKFDDLKGELDKCLESLEQINEAGKKKLAEDEACWISRIEKWARAELRNGAPNQAWSNADNSLDQQNEEACSLDKEIPDELALPLPHPASLVKTSGSAESDQVDHEKPDSAENIQGKKTETAVEPQPARSPMPSSPGEKQHDLAANVQGQNIESAIEVQPVESSMPSSPAGQHSDPAVDIQGKTIEAIMELQPAESPVPSSLAGQQSDPAVNIQGKDIEAIMELQPAESPVPSSPAGQQTDPAVNIETVIEPQPAESSMPSSPAGQIQGKDIEAIMELQPAESTVPSSPAGQQTDPAVNIETVIEPQPAESSMPSSPGGKQPDPAENIQGKNIEETVESQPAGSETLETGGFAASEQVDQVACPSPSSAAGNQPDSGANIESQSISTSVEPHIAVPGAVLNQDACSLPSPSARTQADIAANSEGQNTTTVSNAVETDNVAPLVHERVVESSAGVTAPVPSPLNNATATTGQSPIQPVPQIPFPVFSDPFQHELEKLRRQSEITKKTCEEMKAVSKAKFEKKIAELQEEYQRKFHEVQAVHAARKTKLQARKNLVIKNKLLSSAFLSKCTSRISSHSSAATPMVRIQQLAQRATQVSALRNHTASAPYCTMPQPRQPLISNPLPYSNAFTQQQEQPQNLGSGLQRSNDVVCLSDDE; via the exons ATgaagaaagaggagaagaaTGGTTCAACGGGGAGGACTATTTGCACTAGGTCTGTAGCTGTAGCTTCTTCTGCCTCagcagagaaagagaaagataaTTCTGGTTTGAGTTTGAGGAGGTCAGCCCGGGGAGCATCGTCTACTTCTAGTACCAGCAAGTCAGAGAAGCGGAATCCCTCACCTGTTTCAGTTTCTAAAAAGTCTGGCAAAATGGAGAAGAAACACAAAGCAAGTCCTTTGAGAAGGTCTAATAAGGGAAAGAAGCCTGGCAGGAGTGCTGACACTTCTTCATCAACGGAAATTAAGGAGAGCGAGGACAACGTAGAGGATTTGACTGGGGTGGTGGTGAAGAAATATGAGCCTAAAATGACTGGCCGGAGTTTCAGGGCGTTGTATAGAGGGCATCTCAGGAATGAAGCTAAGGCTTCTTCGAATGATGAAGAGTTAGTAGTGGTTGGTTGTTCTCGCCGAGTTCCTGCAGGAAATGAGGATGCTAGAGAGGATAGCAGTTCCCCACGTGTGATTTTAGAATCTAAAGGGGTCCAAGTTGGCGGAACTTGTACACACAAGAGCCCTGATTTTGCTGTGAAACTAGTTAGGGATACAGAGAATATGGTGCTTGATTCATCCCCAGTGGTTGGGGATGACAGTGTTGTAGGTTCACCATCTGAGAATCCAGAAACGCAGAAGCTTCGTGTCAGTGCAACTAGATTAGAAACCGACACAGATTTGCCTCTGAAAAGAAAAAGGGACACTGTAGGAGTGGTGATGGATGCATGTGCAAATACAGATGACCGCACTATGAGTACTGATGGGGTTATTCCATCTCCATCCGGAAGCACAAACAACAATCAGTCTGAAAGTCGGGACACATGTCAAAAAGCGAAAAA CATTGCTCAGCCAGTTCAAGAACCTGATCAGTTGGCACAG GTATCTGGACCCGCTTCAAGCAGAGACTATGGGGAGGACAGGCAGAATATGCAACAAGATAAATCACATGACCGAAAGTTGTCATCGATGTATCCAGAGTATTGGGTTCCAGTGCAGCTATCAGATGTACAGATAGAGCAATACTGTCGGACTCTCTTCTCCAAATCTTCATCTCTTTCTTCGCTGTCGAGGACTGATCCTGTTGGAGCTCTTGAACAAACTCTCAGTTCTGTAAGAAAA ATTTGTGACCACCCATATATTATGGATGCGTCTTTCAAACAACTGCTCACCAAGAATCTGGAGGTTCATAAAATCGAGGATGTCGAAATCAAAGCTAGCGGAAAGCTTCACCTGCTTGATGCAATGCTTACTCAAATAAAATCAAAGGGTTTAAAAGCAGTTATCTTCTACCAG GCAACACAAAGCGGTGAGGGGCTTATGCTTGCTAATATTCTCGACGATTTCGTGAGCCAAAGATTTGGTCAGAAGTCGTATGAGCATGGGGACTCTCACTCAAAGAAGAACGCTATTAACAATTTCAACAAGGAGAGTGAATGTTTTATCCTGCTTCTGGAAACACGTGCCTGCAGTCAAAGCATTAAACTCCTGCGTGCTGAGGCTTTGATTCTTTTTGGAAGTAGCTGGAATTCATCACATGATGTTAAGCTCTTGGAGAAGATCAAGATTGAGTCATATtctgaaaaaactaaattattccGGTTGTACTCAACATGTACAGTTGAAGAAAAAGCCCTGATTCTGGCTAGGCAAAAGAAGTCTCTGGATAACCTAAACCGTCCTCTGACACATGCGCTGCTCATGTGGGGGGCTTCATGTTTATTTGATAAGCTGGATCACTTACACGGCagtcaaaccccagattcaggAGTTCCATTAGAACAGTCTATTAGGGGCGACGTGATTCGTGAATTCTCGTCCATACTCTCTTCCAGTGTTGGAGAAGGAAATGTAGGCAAGCTGTGCCTACTTTTAGAAGCCAAGCATGCCCAGGGAACTTACAGCACTGAGTCTAATCTGTTTGGTGAAAAATATGTCGAGCTGTCAGATGAAGTTAGTCCAAATATATTTTGGACAAAGCTGTTGGGTGGAAAAAACCCTGTGTGGACATACTATTCAGATACTTCTCAAAGGAGTCGAAAAAGAGTACGACATCTTCAGGGCTCTGAAGAGACTGCCAAACTTGACGATGGCAAAAgtacaaagaagaaaaagaaggctTCAGATGATGTCACAGTTGTTTACGATGTAAGAAAAGCCTCTGGGAACGATCACATGG GGGATTATGAGTCACCAAAAGTCACAACGCTCCTGTCATCTAATGCTTCTGGTACTAACGATGCATTAGATGGAAAAGATGCTATTGGCTTGTATTCTGTGGGCGGTCATATATCTGGAATCCCAGAGGATATGTTAGCTGCCATTGATTGTAGACAAACTCCCGCCGAATCACAGAAGACTCTCCATGCTGTTTTAAAGCCGCAGATGTCAAAACTTTGCCAGATTTTGCATCTTTCA GAAAATTTGGCACGCATGGTTGAAAAAGTTCTTGAATATATTATTGACAACCACCGTGTCTGCAAAGAGCCAGCTACAACATTGCAGGCCTTCCAGATAGCTGTG ATTTGGATTGCAGTCTCTTTCGTTAAGCAGAAGTTCAACCGTGAAGAATCTCTGGCCCGCGCAAAATCGGAATTAGGTTTCAGTTGCTCTAGAGAAGAGGTggattatatatattcttttctgtACTGCATGAAGAGTCTATTCGTGGGGCGGCGCACACAAGGTTTCCAAGAAAAGGGTGAAGAATGCATGGCTGAGATGAGAGGTAGCCATTATAGCTCAGTAACCAAGGATGTTGAAAAGACTATTAGCGACATCAAAAAGAAATGCAGTAAGAGCCTGCATAAGCTTGTACAAACCCTCGAGGAAGAAAAGATGGACCTGATGAATAGGAATGCTGTCAAGAAGCAGGAACTTCAGAATTGTAAAAAGGTGGAAGCATCATTTATTCGTGTCACCTATTCAGGTATAAACACTCAGAGCTTACATGATGCTCTCCAACGGCTGGAATGTACTTTTGAAAGAAAgtttgatgatctcaaaggagagTTGGATAAATGCCTTGAAAGTTTAGAGCAAATAAACGAGgctggaaagaagaagttgGCTGAGGATGAAGCCTGTTGGATTAGTCGGATAGAGAAATGGGCACGAGCTGAATTAAGAAATGGTGCTCCCAATCAAGCATGGTCCAATGCGGACAACAGTTTGGACCAGCAGAATGAAGAAGCTTGTTCTCTTGACAAGGAGATTCCTGACGAGTTAGCTTTGCCTCTGCCACACCCTGCGTCTTTGGTAAAGACTAGTGGCTCTGCTGAATCTGATCAG GTGGATCACGAGAAACCTGATTCAGCAGAAAACATTCAGGGGAAAAAGACTGAAACAGCAGTTGAGCCTCAGCCAGCTAGATCTCCTATGCCTTCTTCACCGGGCGAAAAGCAACATGACCTAGCAGCAAACGTTCAGGGCCAAAACATTGAATCAGCAATTGAGGTTCAGCCAGTTGAATCTTCCATGCCTTCTTCACCAGCTGGACAGCACTCTGACCCAGCAGTAGACATTCAGGGAAAAACTATAGAAGCGATAATGGAGCTTCAGCCAGCTGAATCTCCTGTGCCTTCTTCACTGGCTGGACAGCAATCTGACCCAGCAGTAAAC ATTCAGGGAAAAGATATTGAAGCGATAATGGAGCTTCAGCCAGCTGAATCTCCTGTGCCTTCTTCACCGGCTGGACAGCAAACTGACCCAGCAGTAAACATTGAAACCGTAATTGAGCCTCAGCCAGCTGAATCTTCCATGCCTTCTTCACCAGCTGGACAGATTCAGGGAAAAGATATTGAAGCGATAATGGAGCTTCAGCCAGCTGAATCTACTGTGCCTTCTTCACCGGCTGGACAGCAAACTGACCCAGCAGTAAACATTGAAACCGTAATTGAGCCTCAGCCAGCTGAATCTTCTATGCCTTCTTCACCGGGAGGAAAGCAACCTGACCCAGCAGAAAATATTCAGGGCAAAAATATTGAAGAAACAGTTGAGTCTCAGCCAGCAGGATCAGAAACATTAGAGACTGGTGGTTTTGCTGCATCAGAGCAG GTTGATCAAGTTGCATGTCCTTCGCCATCTTCGGCTGCTGGAAATCAACCTGATTCAGGCGCAAATATTGAGAGCCAAAGTATCAGCACATCGGTTGAGCCCCACATCGCTGTTCCAGGCGCAGTACTAAATCAG GATGCATGCTCTCTGCCATCTCCATCGGCTAGAACTCAGGCTGATATAGCAGCAAACAGTGAGGGCCAAAATACTACAACAGTGTCAAATGCAGTAGAAACTG ATAACGTTGCACCCCTTGTCCATGAACGTGTTGTGGAGTCGTCAGCAGGTGTAACAGCTCCTGTTCCATCACCTCTTAACAATGCTACGGCTACTACGGGACAGAGTCCCATTCAACCTGTTCCCCAAATACCTTTCCCTGTGTTCAGTGACCCGTTTCAGCATGAACTGGAGAAGCTGCGAAGACAATCAGAGATCACAAAGAAGACCTGTGAAGAAATG AAAGCAGTCTCGAAAGCTAAATTCGAGAAGAAGATAGCTGAATTACAAGAAGAGTATCAGAGAAAGTTTCATGAGGTACAAGCTGTACATGCAGCCAGAAAGACGAAGTTACAGGCGAGGAAGAATCTTGTTATAAAGAACAAGCTGTTGTCAAGTGCGTTCTTGTCTAAATGTACGAGCAGAATCTCCTCTCATTCCTCAGCAGCAACTCCAATGG TTAGAATCCAGCAGCTAGCACAGAGAGCAACACAAGTAAGCGCACTGAGGAATCATACTGCTTCGGCTCCGTACTGCACAATGCCTCAACCAAGACAACCTctcatctccaaccctttacCATATTCAAATGCGTTTACTCAGCAGCAAGAACAACCACAGAACTTGGGGAGTGGATTGCAGAGGAGCAATGATGTGGTCTGTCTCTCTGATGACGAGTGA